The proteins below come from a single Malus domestica chromosome 03, GDT2T_hap1 genomic window:
- the LOC114823267 gene encoding serpin-Z3-like encodes MVGDFCLSFANGLWVKEYLPIKPSFKEVVNTAYKADIKHVSFHDPQEVRLLFMRSSENQFVKAFDGFKVLKLRYA; translated from the exons ATGGT AGGTGATTTCTGCCTATCCTTTGCCAATGGCCTTTGGGTTAAGGAGTATCTCCCCATCAAACCTTCTTTCAAAGAGGTTGTAAACACTGCTTACAAGGCAGATATAAAACATGTTAGTTTCCATGACCCTCAAGAAGTGAGAT TGTTGTTCATGAGAAGCTCTGAGAACCAATTTGTAAAAGCCTTTGACGGCTTCAAAGTCTTGAAGCTTCGTTATGCATAA